The proteins below come from a single Bombyx mori chromosome 19, ASM3026992v2 genomic window:
- the LOC101738516 gene encoding uncharacterized protein LOC101738516 isoform X4, with amino-acid sequence MIPKWKSILIHWINCYFNNANKDETSINLESLINIIAHLRENFSLDESKSSLLEAHTVEQFILEKYPHFKFENGTVEPASESDFYLAASLLLFFVCVNSKQIDIKNVMCNKLSADDQEVILKFSKNLMESSPVLYQDLQAAITDACGQQIIPSTGVPHSIMTETPPALRSLHSEVRRLQVALDAERFDRNYLQDELARTNSKLEKLAKDKEQYKLEIMDLKAQISLCCGQEENAKSSETKADLSTKLAKDLQEMEERLVQIKGELDDVVYERDSFRAKIEELKKDRDKWFGLSQQESTRVSQLSEQLEIEKQHVATLKELVTEFRQHNRLNHFDSSLLECDDPDASMQILQHNSSISSEVCANVVEVQLGEERAKIVELKQQIQDLQDQLNDINKKSQQDKYSYGLELSEKESEIFNLKHRINEEIEQKDHLKMYYDNEITKLNNEINELEQRLKDNGENSRNIIERKMLEIQTLQEEKLSLLQSLDDESAKLENVIQSLKKELETERQLKANMKESYESHIMKLNEKMLNRNNELVELQNNVCSQSETIEGLYLDLRKENEKREELINKFDTDKKQLNEQVNDLSRDIIAKSNEIVNLKMILDQKTNLIEELYKELNNNKASLSTIIEDNNLLEQTKAKLLIEVNKRDTRLEEIYKDIENLKLVLTEEKDKLIFDLDERNATINTLKNQLESEINYKVGLQNELAQLQKSRIELSDTVKKMNNDLIELQKVIDDKDLIVEELNKQNAVFNAKINEAKVENEKLFEDLKKQTEDNSKKESCIKSLELQIENIQTTFKKQLLERDEALKKITNALDIEATEKEMALSNLNKLNILKVNLEKEISDETLNNSELQIKNDELAHVISENKTVIENLEQSLQAEKQTYRELESNFNLKISAMTAQIDESEKIKLDMILEHEQFAQNKDFVIQGLERDNELLKKQIEHLAEKILHIENEKKALNEKLSDELSHKMDIEETCKNQCVLLENVNDELKAKIDEITKLRSELKSAAINLEKTHADIESLNDKMLNGNHEAQVVVSQKDTLIANLKQNLLDITKLNEELEHTLESKNLMIELLKKEKESLQRSSQDYNNKYESKLKEKVEFIVNLEHQLKTKEIEINSIKTQLGQNEIQWQTEKLELTNSLQCKQIEITELKTKITELEQTLNDCEDRNNNLRNAFDELVDEQQEKTLKFEDEISTLREALQLEQYKCLEIDEHRNMLESQLTEEKAIKDALENEKKILSEEKCNISDEYKDLLNDKAILAQEVCEERSVRRIVEEEKNNLLLEKHALEEQLHNEVSIKISLLEEKACLGQQLIEERLVRELIEKEKEDVVADRMAVQQKLVQCETKITGLVKEIECLVQRKSALEHEIIIEKKCNTEVSAELASAIEEFECVKSKYNVVKTENKKLMSEVSELSQNNVELQDNVDTAREELTTLNCKYNEILSERNQLRSENEHLKLLEEETKNKFNVTKKALEQVDSELVKVGSENSMLLSELENLKSREEALIDKLNVANKELEEMKSNYNVLENENNKLISKVELLKSNEKELKNKLEEMELNYHELLSEKENLVSQINHLKTETAEITLANEMLGKENQFLISEKERVFESLTNEKHVLDQIENEKRNLEKNILEINEIHSLELKAKTEELNSLTKMMEQMKTKNDNQQEMNKKISNTLNKNIEYIFEELKENSPNSETLQKIQGFTEFENLMDDEKCNVLAKIVEYLINEVVLKSKIEKALENEKTTLSEIQEMCNQKEIKIFELETEVKTLQQTITEYKTEFSKKTETYTTSMSSKSKDVQTLLQENQTLHSDLDDVKQQLELKVHSLKEKLTDNENLTDKLKKSYECQIDNLNVMVTKLTNYLKDKVLELDMLRKEKDELQHAVEKSNEGIKSLEDNLKLAMQNQEKQINDFESERQVLRNMITVTESIMEDQKTGFNNTLSEYLKNIETLKLENKDIKQTFEQDTLLLQTKLKENDNIIQMLMKELTDVKNEKVDIEKNLSEVQVQLETITAELNAVSNELDLKKIEYEKLEACNRSVTEELERHKKDVDCLVKHNKELSNQHEILLMQLQEFEDLKRDLMEQNELNKHAELILKEKTDYIDAIEEKLSGLMHELAAKDAVILEKAAVVDCLNNENVKLIKAMEERNTYTAANQETSPEAIQDVHRDQKQLYQEQIAIFKEKQREDISVLEQELEKARDKLAESSRAYEEHIRGLTAELWSVGEKFLVQRDEAEWLRRKQKSGSLMSLQHVHSSGLAPPREESSRASDAHSLRSLPVNNNANSKKEGRGLHMSDEGEVFDNRWINELSATPRREPPPPPGVRLSELRWRNSLCPPHLKSSYPAETQFASALDEEDIKCVGANTTCGKQQRKEVGITAYKKPGPPTPSKQAGRLSATDSELRESLRVEADPQPSSRRTGTPSRFRFMFRSNKNDTNEGTPRRRLSNIFRMK; translated from the exons atgataccGAAGTGGAAATCTATTCTTATTCATTGG ATAAACTGTTATTTCAACAATGCCAATAAAGACGAAACCTCTATTAATTTAGAGTCTCTTATCAATATAATCGCTCATCTGCGTGAAAATTTTAGTTTGGACGAATCTAAATCTTCTCTACTAGAAGCGCACACCGTTGAGCAGTTTATTCTTGAAAAATATCCACATTTCAAATTTGAAAATGGAACTGTTGAGCCGGCTAGCGAGAGCGATTTTTACTTAGCCGCGTCATTGTTATTGTTCTTTGTTTGTGTGAATTCAAAACAAATtgatataaaaaatgttatgtgtAATAAATTGAGTGCTGACGACCAAGAGGTGATACtgaaatttagtaaaaaccTAATGGAGTCTTCTCCTGTTTTGTACCAGGACTTACAGGCAGCAATTACAG ATGCATGTGGTCAACAAATAATACCATCCACTGGTGTACCTCATTCCATTATGACTGAGACTCCTCCAGCTCTGAGGTCATTGCACAGTGAAGTACGCCGTCTGCAGGTAGCACTTGATGCTGAGAGGTTCGACCGTAATTACTTGCAAGATGAATTGGCCAGGACTAATTCTAAATTAGAAAAGTTGG CTAAAGACAAGGAACAATATAAACTTGAAATCATGGATTTGAAAGCTCAGATATCACTGTGTTGTGGACAAGAGGAAAATGCTAAAAGCTCAGAAACTAAAGCTGATCTTTCCACTAAACTTGCTAAAGACCTACAGGAGATGGAAGAGAGACTAGTCCAGATCAAAGGAGAGTTAGATGATGTTGTCTATGAAAGAGATTCATTTAGAGCCAAG ATTGAAGAACTCAAAAAGGATCGTGATAAATGGTTTGGTCTCAGTCAACAAGAGTCTACTCGAGTGAGCCAGTTATCTGAACAACTTGAAATTGAGAAACAGCATGTAGCTACATTAAAAGAACTGGTTACTGAATTCCGTCAACATAATAGATTGAATCATTTTGACTCAAGTTTATTGGAATGTGATGACCCTGATGCTAGTATGCAGATTTTACAACATAATTCTT CTATATCCAGTGAAGTATGCGCGAATGTAGTTGAAGTCCAGTTAGGAGAAGAAAGAGCAAAGATTGTCGAATTAAAACAACAGATACAGGATTTACAG GACCAACTAAatgacattaataaaaaatctcaaCAAGACAAATATTCTTATGGATTAGAATTGTCTGAGAAAGAATCCgaaatatttaatctaaaacATCGTATCAATGAGGAAATTGAGCAGAAAGACCATCTCAAAATGTACTATGACAATGAAATTACTAAATTAAACAATGAGATCAATGAATTGGAACAGCGTCTCAAAGATAATGGTGAGAATTCCAGGAATATTATTGAAAGGAAAATGCTTGAGATTCAGACATTGCAAGAAGAAAAACTGTCCTTACTACAAAGCTTAGATGACGAAAGTGCTAAACTTGAAAATGTGATACAAAGCTTAAAGAAAGAGCTTGAAACAGAGAGGCAGTTAAAAGCTAATATGAAAGAAAGTTACGAAAGCCATATTATGAAACTTAATGAAAAAATGTTGAATAGGAATAATGAGCTAGTTGAGttacaaaataatgtatgtTCACAAAGTGAAACTATAGAAGGTTTATACCTAGATTTgagaaaagaaaatgaaaaaagagaagaattaataaataaatttgatacaGACAAAAAACAACTCAATGAACAAGTCAATGATTTAAGCAGAGATATAATTGCCAAATCCAATGAAATTGTAAACTTGAAAATGATTTTAGATCAAAAAACAAATCTTATCGAGGAGTTATATAAAGAactgaataataataaagcttcaTTGTCGACAATCATAGAGGACAATAATCTTTTGGAACAAACTAAAGCTAAACTATTGATTGAAGTAAATAAACGTGATACAAGACTAGAGGAGATCTATAAAGACATTGAAAACCTCAAATTGGTTTTAACTGAAGAGAAAGATAAACTTATTTTCGATTTGGATGAAAGAAATGCAACCATAAACACCTTAAAAAATCAGCTGGAAAGTGAGATTAATTACAAAGTAGGCTTACAAAATGAATTGGCACAACTTCAAAAAAGTAGAATTGAATTATCAGACACTGTTAAGAAAATGAACAATGACTTAATAGAATTACAAAAAGTAATTGATGACAAAGATCTTATTGTTGAAGaacttaataaacaaaatgctgTTTTTAATGCTAAAATAAATGAAGCGAAAGTAGAAAATGAAAAACTttttgaagatttaaaaaaacaaactgagGACAATTCTAAAAAGGAAAGTTGTATTAAGTCATTAGaacttcaaattgaaaatatacaGACAACTTTTAAAAAACAGCTGCTGGAAAGAGATGAAGCTTTAAAGAAAATTACAAATGCTTTAGATATAGAAGCCACTGAAAAAGAAATGGCCCTGAGTAATCTAAATAAgctaaatatattaaaagttaACTTAGAAAAAGAAATATCGGACGAGACACTTAATAATTCGGAActtcaaattaaaaatgatgAATTAGCTCATGTTATATCAGAAAATAAAAcag taataGAAAACTTAGAACAAAGTTTACAAGCAGAAAAGCAGACATATAGAGAGCttgaaagtaattttaatttaaagatatCTGCTATGACTGCTCAAATTGATGAATCTGAGAAAATTAAACTAGATATGATATTGGAACATGAACAGTTTGCCCAAAATAAAGATTTTGTTATACAAGGACTTGAAAGGGATAATGAACTCCTTAAAAAGCAAATAGAACACTTAgcagaaaaaatattacacattgaaaatgaaaagaaaGCATTAAATGAAAAGTTAAGTGATGAACTTTCACATAAGATGGATATTGAAGAGACCTGTAAAAATCAATGTGTTTTATTGGAAAATGTTAATGATGAATTAAAAGCTAAAATTGATGAAATAACTAAGTTGAGATCTGAATTAAAGTCTGCTGCAATAAATCTTGAGAAAACACATGCTG ACATTGAaagtttaaatgataaaatgctTAACGGTAATCACGAGGCGCAAGTTGTTGTATCTCAAAAAGATACATTAATagcaaacttaaaacaaaacttattagatattacaaaattaaatgaagaatTAGAACACACACTAGAAAGTAAAAACTTAATGATTGAATTGTtgaaaaaggaaaaagaaagcTTACAGCGTTCTTCacaagattataataataaatatgaatcaAAACTGAAAGAAAAAGTTGAATTCATTGTTAACTTAGAACATCAATTGAAGACCaaagaaattgaaattaattccaTAAAAACCCAACTAGGACAAAATGAAATACAATGGCAAACAGAAAAGCTTGAACTGACGAACTCTCTGCAATGTAAACAAATAGAAATAACTGAATTAAAAACGAAGATTACTGAACTTGAACAAACACTTAATGATTGCGAAGACAGGAATAATAACCTAAGAAACGCTTTTGATGAACTAGTTGATGAACAACAAGAAAAAACTCTTAAGTTTGAAGATGAAATTTCTACCCTAAGAGAAGCACTTCAGTTAGAACAATACAAATGCTTAGAAATAGATGAACACAGAAATATGTTGGAATCTCAATTAACTGAAGAAAAGGCGATAAAGGATGCTTtggaaaatgaaaagaaaattctTTCAGAAGAGAAATGTAATATATCTGATGAATATAAAGATTTGCTTAATGACAAAGCTATACTTGCGCAGGAAGTATGTGAAGAAAGATCAGTTCGTAGAATAGTGGAAGAAGAAAAGAATAATTTACTTTTAGAAAAACATGCTCTTGAAGAGCAGCTACACAATGAAGTATCCATTAAAATCAGTCTTCTAGAAGAAAAAGCATGCCTAGGTCAGCAACTCATAGAGGAACGGCTAGTTAGAGAActtattgaaaaagaaaaagaagatgtgGTTGCAGATAGAATGGCAGTACAGCAAAAGCTTGTACAGTGTGAGACGAAAATAACTGGGCTTGTTAAAGAAATTGAATGTTTGGTTCAAAGGAAATCTGCCCTGGAACAcgaaataattattgaaaagaAGTGTAATACAGAAGTAAGTGCAGAATTAGCTTCGGCTATAGAAGAATTTGAATgtgttaaatcaaaatacaatgtCGTAAAAACCGAGAACAAGAAGTTAATGTCTGAAGTTTCTGAATTGAGTCAAAACAATGTAGAATTACAAGACAACGTAGATACCGCTCGAGAAGAATTAACAACTTTGAATtgtaaatataatgaaattctTTCAGAAAGAAATCAGTTACGTTCTGAAAATGAGCACTTGAAATtgttagaagaagaaacaaaaaataaattcaatgtaACTAAGAAAGCACTTGAACAGGTAGACTCAGAATTAGTTAAAGTGGGATCTGAGAATTCCATGCTACTTTCTGAACTGGAAAACTTGAAATCTAGGGAAGAAGCATTAATTGACAAATTAAATGTAGCAAATAAAGAATTAGAAGAAATGAAATCTAACTATAATGTATTGGAAAATGAGAACAATAAGCTTATTTCTAAAGTAGAGCTGCTAAAATCTAATGAAAaagaacttaaaaataaattagaagaaATGGAATTAAACTATCATGAATTACTTTCTGAAAAAGAAAACTTAGTTTCACAAATTAATCATCTCAAAACAGAAACAGCAGAGATTACACTAGCAAATGAAATGCTAGGCAAAGAAAACCAGTTCTTGATATCAGAAAAAGAACGAGTATTTGAATCGCTAACAAACGAAAAACATGTTTTGGatcaaattgaaaatgaaaagagaaatttagaaaaaaatattttagaaatcaATGAAATTCATAGTCTTGAATTAAAAGCGAAGACTGAAGAACTTAACAGCTTAACAAAAATGATGGAACagatgaaaacaaaaaatgacA ATCAACaagaaatgaacaaaaaaatatccaatacTTTGAATAAGAATATTGAGTATATTTTTgaagaattaaaagaaaacagtCCAAACAGTGAAACCCTACAAAAAATTCAAGGTTTCACTGAGTTTGAAAATTTAATGGACGATGAGAAATGTAATGTGCTAGCAAAAATAGTTGAATATCTTATTAATGAAGTGGTACTAAAGAGTAAGATAGAAAAAGCACTAGAAAATGAAAAAACCACATTAAGCGAGATCCAAGAAATGTGTAACCAGaaggaaattaaaatatttgaattagaaactgaagtaaaaactttacaACAAACTATAACTGAATATAAGACTG aaTTTTCTAAAAAAACCGAAACATACACAACAtctatgagttctaaatctaaGGACGTACAAACTTTGTTACAAGAAAATCAAACGCTTCACAGTGACTTGGATGATGTCAAACAACAATTGGAATTAAAAGTGCATTCATTGAAGGAGAAATTAACAGATAATGAGAATCTAACCGACAAGCTCAAAAAGAGTTATGAATGTCAGATAGATAACTTGAATGTTATGGTGACTAAACTGACTAATTATTTGAAAGACAAAGTATTGGAATTGGATATGTTACGGAAGGAGAAAGATGAGTTGCAGCATGCAGTTGAAAAAAGCAATGAAG GTATAAAATCTCTAGAAGATAATCTAAAACTAGCAATGCAGAATCAAGAGAAACAAATTAACGATTTCGAATCTGAACGTCAAGTTCTGAGAAACATGATAACTGTGACCGAATCCATAATGGAGGATCAGAAGACTGGTTTTAATAATACACTCTCTGAATATTTGAAAAACattgaaactttaaaattagaaaacaaaGACATTAAACAAACTTTCGAACAGGATACTTTGttattacaaacaaaattaaaggaAAATGACAATATAATCCAAATGCTAATGAAAGAATTGACTGACGTCAAAAACGAAAAGGTTGATATTGAAAAGAATTTGAGTGAAGTACAGGTACAGTTAGAGACTATAACAGCGGAACTGAATGCAGTCAGTAACGAACTGGATTTGAAGAAAATTGAATATGAAAAACTTGAGGCGTGTAACAGATCCGTGACAGAAGAACTTGAGAGACATAAAAAGG ATGTAGATTGTTTAGTAAAACATAACAAGGAACTGTCAAATCAACATGAAATATTACTAATGCAATTACAAGAGTTTGAAGACTTGAAGAGAGATTTGATGGAacaaaatgaacttaataaaCATGCAGAATTGATACTCAAAGAGAAAACTGATTATATAGATGCAATTGAAGAAAAATTAAGTGGACTCATGCATGAGCTTGCAGCTAAAGACGCCGTCATATTAGAAAAGGCAGCTGTGGTAGATTGTCTCAATAAtgaaaatgttaaattaatcAAAGCTATGGAAGAAAGGAATACTT ATACTGCAGCAAACCAAGAGACGAGTCCAGAAGCAATTCAAGACGTTCACAGAGATCAG AAACAACTGTACCAAGAGCAAATAGCCATTTTTAAGGAGAAACAACGGGAAGACATTTCTGTCCTCGAACAAGAACTAGAAAAAGCTCGAGATAAATTAGCTGAGTCGAGTAGAGCTTACGAGGAGCACATCAGGGGGTTGACCGCCGAGCTTTGGAGCGTCGGGGAGAAGTTCCTCGTACAGAGGGACGAGGCGGAGTGGTTGAGACGCAAGCAGAAGTCCGGCTCGCTCATGTCCCTACAACACGTTCATTCA TCTGGTCTTGCCCCACCTCGAGAGGAGTCGTCTCGTGCTTCCGACGCACACTCGCTCCGTTCGTTACCTGTCAATAACAATGCTAATTCAAAGAAAG aagGTCGCGGCCTCCACATGTCCGACGAAGGCGAAGTGTTTGACAACCGCTGGATCAACGAGTTGTCGGCGACGCCGCGCCGcgagccgccgccgccgcccggcGTCCGCCTGTCCGAGCTCCGCTGGAGAAATTCCCTCTGTCCTCCTCACCTGAAGAGTTCGTATCCCGCTGAAACACAATTCGCTTCAGCCTTGGACGAGGAAGATATAAAG TGCGTTGGAGCCAACACGACCTGTGGAAAACAGCAAAGGAAAGAAGTCGGTATAACAGCTTACAAGAAACCCGGACCTCCCACACCGAGCAAACAAGCTGGGAGACTTTCCGCTACC GACTCTGAGCTCCGCGAGTCGCTCCGCGTGGAAGCCGACCCCCAGCCCTCGTCTCGTCGGACGGGCACCCCTTCGAGGTTCCGTTTCATGTTCCGTTCAAACAAAAACGACACAAACGAA GGAACACCTCGCAGAagattaagtaatatttttagaatgaaataa